Proteins encoded in a region of the Deinococcus sp. YIM 134068 genome:
- a CDS encoding MFS transporter has protein sequence MNAYATFAALRNPLFARLYAAQTVSQIGDALTWVGLALLAVQLAGPAQAPAILAVALTLRVTAFVLLSPLAGVLADRMNRRTMLAACHFGRMVVIGLMVFAAAVWQVYLLMFLLNALTAFFTPVNQATVPLVVGRGEARPAFALSSATTELLGILGPGLAGLLAAGVGARALFVVDAASFLLAGLLILTLPALRAERGEVQRSKLDDVRDGTARLWRDPPVRFALLMELVAAIAGALILTVTVARIQGGLQLGDAPYGWVMAAYGLGATLASLAVGAAGKRIPLTRFIALGALITSAAILPGDLLPLGGLMVFWLLAGVGQNWVNLPTETLLAERTDEAAQGRVYGAHFAWSHLWWAFAYPVAGFLGTRFPDRAFLLGGLLSLLVLAAVWVTHRRHMT, from the coding sequence GTGAACGCATACGCCACCTTTGCCGCGCTGAGAAATCCCCTGTTCGCCCGGCTCTACGCCGCGCAGACCGTGAGCCAGATCGGTGACGCGCTGACCTGGGTGGGCCTCGCCCTGCTCGCCGTCCAACTCGCCGGACCTGCCCAGGCGCCTGCCATCCTGGCCGTTGCCCTGACGCTGCGTGTGACGGCCTTCGTGCTGCTCAGCCCCCTGGCGGGCGTCCTGGCTGACCGGATGAACCGCCGCACGATGCTCGCTGCCTGCCATTTCGGGCGGATGGTCGTGATCGGCCTGATGGTGTTTGCCGCGGCGGTGTGGCAGGTGTACCTGCTGATGTTTTTGCTCAATGCCCTCACGGCGTTTTTCACTCCCGTCAACCAGGCGACCGTTCCCCTGGTGGTGGGGCGCGGCGAGGCCCGCCCGGCCTTCGCGCTGTCCAGCGCAACCACGGAACTGCTCGGGATCCTCGGCCCGGGTCTGGCGGGTCTGCTCGCCGCGGGGGTGGGCGCACGGGCTCTCTTTGTGGTGGACGCCGCCTCGTTTCTGCTGGCGGGCCTGCTGATTCTCACCTTGCCAGCATTGCGGGCCGAGCGCGGCGAGGTGCAGCGCAGCAAGCTCGACGACGTGCGTGACGGGACGGCGCGGCTCTGGCGGGACCCGCCGGTCCGGTTCGCGCTCCTGATGGAACTGGTCGCGGCCATTGCTGGCGCGCTGATCCTCACCGTGACCGTGGCCCGGATTCAGGGCGGTCTCCAGTTGGGCGACGCGCCGTACGGCTGGGTGATGGCCGCCTATGGCCTGGGGGCGACCCTGGCGTCCCTGGCCGTCGGGGCGGCCGGGAAGCGCATTCCCCTGACGCGGTTTATCGCGCTGGGTGCGTTGATCACCTCCGCGGCGATCCTGCCGGGAGACCTGCTGCCCCTGGGGGGGCTGATGGTGTTCTGGCTGCTGGCTGGCGTGGGGCAGAACTGGGTAAATCTGCCGACGGAGACCCTGCTAGCCGAACGGACCGACGAGGCCGCGCAGGGCCGGGTGTACGGCGCGCATTTCGCATGGAGTCACCTGTGGTGGGCCTTCGCGTATCCGGTCGCGGGTTTCCTCGGCACACGCTTCCCGGACCGGGCATTCCTGTTGGGTGGGCTGCTGTCGCTGCTGGTGCTGGCCGCAGTCTGGGTCACGCACCGCAGGCACATGACCTGA
- a CDS encoding ArsR/SmtB family transcription factor produces the protein MRRHALAMPPDPVDLAHVTGLFQALADSTRLTLLLALTDAERTVTDLSETLRQPQSTVSRHLATLRHARLVQTRRDGPRVYYRLADAHLTHLLTEAFSHAQHARLGLPDHPAAPARGLQ, from the coding sequence ATGCGACGCCATGCCCTGGCCATGCCCCCCGACCCGGTGGACCTCGCGCACGTCACCGGCCTGTTTCAGGCACTGGCAGACTCCACCCGCCTTACCCTGTTGCTGGCCCTGACCGACGCGGAGCGGACGGTCACCGACCTGAGCGAGACCCTGCGGCAACCGCAGAGCACGGTCAGCCGCCACCTGGCGACGCTGCGGCACGCCCGGCTGGTTCAGACCCGGCGTGACGGCCCACGTGTGTACTACCGCCTTGCCGACGCCCACCTGACCCACCTGCTGACGGAGGCCTTCAGCCACGCGCAGCACGCGCGTCTCGGCCTCCCCGATCACCCGGCGGCACCTGCCAGAGGGCTGCAGTGA
- a CDS encoding glutaredoxin family protein, with protein MPTPTLTLYTTPTCPDCRALKVWLDRQGIPYDERDLTDPAVATEAKIRYGVRIAPITVLGDLFFFGTFADQRPQLQRLLADG; from the coding sequence ATGCCCACCCCGACCCTCACCCTGTACACCACGCCCACCTGTCCGGACTGCCGCGCGCTCAAAGTCTGGCTCGACCGGCAGGGAATTCCCTACGACGAGCGGGACCTCACCGACCCCGCTGTCGCCACGGAGGCCAAAATCCGGTACGGCGTCCGCATCGCCCCCATCACGGTTCTCGGTGATCTGTTCTTCTTCGGCACGTTTGCCGACCAGCGACCACAGCTGCAACGGCTGCTCGCAGATGGTTGA
- a CDS encoding heavy metal translocating P-type ATPase, whose amino-acid sequence MTQPHEAHHGHAGSSPSLSRVLEVSFKNCYDGSEFADLERKLARIPGVQSVHLDRTRAVAHLGYDPGRIEEAELRRQLHGAGYACTCKDCEPSTTQPGHPGIGHKHHAQDHPAPAAPRQNRPSTGPAGHDHAAMARGGQDTSGPINHDEHAGHGASMVDDMLRRFVISLVLTVPLVLYSPIGETFGFTAMPPFGLSMAWFGLILSTPVVWWGGWPFISAAWRALKRREANMMTLIATGILVSYVFSVWATLFLRTDEVFFEAAAMLTTLSLLGHWLEMRSRFATGRAVEALLKLAPATARVVRHGQEQEIPLEQVVVGDEVAVRPGDRVPVDGDVVTGSSYVDESMITGEPIPVQKTAGARVTGGTVNQNGALTFRATAVGSDTALSRIVQMVQNAQASKAPAQRLADTAGKYLVFVALGSGLLAFLTWYLLGASVVFALTAAVSTIVIACPDALALATPTAITVGVGKGAREGVLFKNAAALEATALIDTVIFDKTGTLTEGKPALTDLVPAPGVEEVELLRLAARADQPSQHPLAEAIVAGARDRGLDVRPPEAFDSVPGHGVVATVEGRRVLLGNRKLMDREGVDVGTLPEAVDLLSADGKTAMFAAADGRALGVIAVADTVRDTARQAVRALQAAGIQTVMLTGDNRRTAEAVARELGLDTVIAEVLPEDKAAKVQELQGQGRKVAMVGDGVNDAPALAQADVGIAIGAGTDVAVETADVILVKNNPADVAGSIVLARRVRGKIKQNLFWAAIYNVLAIPFAAGVLYPSYGILLRPEWAALLMSASTIIVTVNALLLNRVRFERPAAAGA is encoded by the coding sequence ATGACCCAACCACACGAGGCCCACCATGGCCATGCCGGAAGCAGCCCCAGCCTGTCCAGAGTTCTGGAAGTTTCCTTCAAGAATTGCTATGACGGTTCCGAGTTCGCGGATCTGGAGCGGAAGCTTGCCCGGATTCCGGGGGTGCAGAGCGTGCACCTCGACCGCACCCGCGCCGTTGCCCACCTCGGGTATGACCCTGGCCGCATCGAGGAGGCCGAGCTGCGCCGCCAGCTGCATGGCGCGGGCTACGCCTGTACCTGCAAGGACTGCGAGCCGTCCACCACCCAGCCTGGTCATCCGGGCATCGGCCACAAGCACCACGCGCAGGACCACCCTGCTCCTGCCGCGCCCCGCCAGAACCGCCCAAGCACAGGACCTGCGGGGCATGACCATGCGGCCATGGCGCGTGGTGGTCAGGACACGTCTGGACCGATAAACCACGACGAACACGCGGGGCATGGGGCGTCCATGGTGGACGACATGCTGCGCCGCTTCGTGATCAGCCTGGTTCTGACGGTCCCGCTGGTGCTGTACTCCCCGATCGGGGAAACCTTCGGGTTCACGGCGATGCCACCCTTTGGCCTCTCGATGGCCTGGTTCGGCCTGATTCTCTCCACGCCGGTGGTGTGGTGGGGTGGCTGGCCGTTCATCTCCGCCGCCTGGCGTGCCCTGAAGCGGCGCGAGGCGAACATGATGACCCTGATCGCCACCGGCATCCTGGTGTCCTACGTCTTCTCGGTGTGGGCCACCCTCTTCCTGCGGACGGACGAGGTGTTTTTCGAAGCGGCGGCGATGTTGACCACCCTGTCGCTGCTGGGCCACTGGTTGGAGATGCGTTCCCGTTTCGCGACGGGACGCGCCGTCGAAGCTCTCCTGAAGCTCGCCCCCGCGACCGCCCGGGTCGTGCGCCATGGGCAGGAGCAGGAGATTCCCCTGGAGCAGGTTGTCGTGGGAGATGAAGTCGCTGTACGGCCCGGAGACCGGGTGCCGGTGGACGGGGACGTCGTCACCGGCAGCAGTTATGTCGACGAGAGCATGATCACCGGGGAGCCCATTCCTGTCCAGAAGACGGCGGGAGCCAGGGTGACGGGCGGCACAGTCAATCAGAATGGTGCCTTGACCTTCCGCGCCACAGCGGTCGGAAGTGATACCGCCCTCTCGCGCATCGTGCAGATGGTGCAAAACGCGCAGGCCAGCAAGGCTCCCGCGCAGCGCCTGGCCGACACGGCCGGGAAGTATCTGGTGTTCGTGGCCCTGGGATCAGGCCTCCTTGCCTTCCTGACCTGGTACCTCCTGGGAGCAAGTGTGGTTTTCGCGCTGACGGCGGCGGTCTCCACCATCGTGATCGCCTGCCCGGATGCGCTCGCGCTCGCCACACCCACCGCCATCACCGTCGGGGTCGGCAAGGGCGCGCGGGAGGGTGTGCTGTTCAAGAACGCGGCCGCCCTGGAGGCCACCGCCCTCATCGACACCGTGATTTTTGACAAGACCGGCACGCTGACAGAAGGCAAGCCCGCGCTCACCGACCTGGTGCCCGCGCCTGGCGTGGAGGAAGTGGAATTGCTGCGGCTTGCCGCGCGAGCCGACCAGCCATCTCAGCATCCTCTGGCGGAGGCGATTGTCGCGGGGGCCAGGGACCGGGGACTGGACGTGCGTCCCCCGGAAGCGTTTGACTCGGTGCCCGGGCACGGGGTCGTTGCCACGGTAGAGGGCCGCCGGGTGCTGCTGGGTAACCGCAAGTTGATGGACCGCGAGGGCGTGGATGTGGGCACCCTCCCGGAAGCAGTGGACCTCCTCTCGGCAGATGGAAAGACCGCCATGTTCGCGGCGGCGGATGGCCGGGCGCTGGGCGTCATCGCCGTGGCAGACACGGTTCGGGACACCGCGCGGCAGGCGGTACGGGCCCTGCAGGCTGCGGGGATCCAGACCGTGATGCTGACCGGGGACAACCGCCGCACGGCGGAGGCGGTGGCGCGTGAACTGGGCCTGGACACGGTGATCGCGGAGGTGCTGCCGGAAGACAAGGCGGCAAAGGTTCAGGAGCTGCAGGGCCAGGGCCGCAAGGTCGCCATGGTGGGGGACGGTGTGAACGACGCCCCAGCGCTGGCCCAGGCGGATGTGGGCATCGCCATCGGGGCAGGCACCGATGTGGCCGTCGAGACCGCCGACGTGATCCTGGTGAAGAACAATCCGGCGGACGTGGCGGGCAGCATCGTCCTCGCCCGGCGGGTCCGCGGCAAGATCAAGCAGAACCTCTTCTGGGCGGCGATCTACAATGTCCTGGCGATTCCCTTCGCGGCGGGCGTGCTGTACCCCTCTTACGGCATCCTGCTGCGCCCGGAATGGGCCGCGCTGTTGATGAGCGCCAGTACCATCATCGTCACCGTGAACGCCTTGTTGCTGAACCGGGTGCGCTTCGAGCGTCCGGCAGCCGCTGGAGCGTAA
- a CDS encoding CueP family metal-binding protein, which translates to MLLGTLALAQQPGRAPISALLNGVSPQQALKLANTWRAQGGLQSYVTPEAVHFTFPDGQKKTVTLPKGQMVVAIAPYINKTHPCKTHFTSGCQGEMVNTPVKVHVTTRTGKTVLQKTVRTLDNGFLELWLDRGQQYKVTLTAQGKTTRGALATLPGSDTCVTTLQLR; encoded by the coding sequence ATGCTGCTGGGCACCCTCGCCTTGGCTCAACAACCCGGCCGTGCCCCCATCTCCGCGCTCCTCAACGGCGTCAGCCCCCAGCAAGCCCTGAAGCTGGCCAATACCTGGCGGGCTCAGGGGGGCCTGCAAAGCTACGTGACCCCTGAGGCCGTCCACTTCACCTTCCCAGATGGCCAGAAGAAGACCGTCACCCTGCCCAAAGGCCAGATGGTGGTCGCGATTGCGCCGTACATCAACAAGACTCACCCCTGTAAGACGCACTTCACCTCGGGCTGCCAGGGGGAGATGGTCAACACTCCAGTGAAGGTGCACGTCACCACCCGGACGGGCAAGACCGTGCTCCAAAAGACCGTGAGGACCCTCGACAACGGCTTCCTGGAACTGTGGCTCGACCGCGGCCAGCAGTACAAGGTCACGTTGACCGCTCAGGGCAAGACCACCCGGGGAGCCCTCGCCACTCTCCCCGGCAGTGATACCTGCGTCACCACCCTCCAGCTGCGCTGA
- a CDS encoding copper chaperone PCu(A)C, with translation MNHPRRFFAAALLLASLGACAPQQDSSGANTAPPLTTSTGVRIEGAELREGLSGGEDGVLYLTLTNTGETEVKLLGGRTPVAREIVPMRDHSAGGTLEPTLAPGEELAFKPGGHHLMLIDLKRPPEVGEKIDVTLNFAPGGEVTLNVPVNAY, from the coding sequence ATGAACCACCCGCGACGCTTCTTTGCCGCGGCCCTGCTGCTCGCGTCCCTGGGGGCCTGCGCGCCCCAGCAGGACTCCAGCGGGGCCAACACCGCCCCGCCGCTGACCACCTCCACTGGCGTCCGCATCGAGGGCGCGGAACTGCGCGAGGGCCTGTCGGGCGGGGAGGACGGCGTGCTGTACCTCACCCTCACGAACACGGGCGAGACCGAGGTCAAGCTGCTGGGCGGGCGCACCCCCGTCGCCCGGGAGATCGTACCGATGCGGGATCACAGCGCTGGTGGAACCCTGGAGCCCACCCTCGCGCCTGGCGAGGAGCTGGCGTTCAAGCCGGGCGGCCATCACCTGATGCTGATCGACCTGAAGCGGCCCCCGGAGGTCGGCGAAAAGATCGACGTCACCCTGAATTTTGCTCCCGGTGGCGAGGTCACTCTGAATGTCCCCGTGAATGCCTACTGA
- a CDS encoding YnfA family protein, whose translation MREGRPGWVGLIGGLVLVLYGVLPTLQPQSFDFARTYAAYGGLFIVFSLLWGRVVEGRAPDAPSLWGAALALVGALVIAYWPRA comes from the coding sequence CTGCGCGAGGGCCGCCCGGGGTGGGTCGGGCTGATCGGCGGACTTGTCCTCGTGCTGTACGGCGTACTCCCCACCCTGCAACCCCAGAGCTTTGACTTCGCCCGGACCTACGCCGCTTACGGCGGCCTGTTCATCGTTTTCTCCCTGCTGTGGGGCCGCGTCGTCGAGGGGCGCGCTCCCGACGCGCCGAGCCTGTGGGGCGCCGCCCTCGCCCTGGTGGGCGCGCTGGTCATCGCCTACTGGCCCCGGGCGTAA
- a CDS encoding MerR family DNA-binding protein: MAALTGEQVRTLRFWTDRGLLDATRADNTYRVYTPDAQHRVAFIRSAQALGLSLGIIARLLDLAQRERRPCTQVIAELDAQREAVRQRIAALMVVEQSLSRRLREAQQQPCDDSGCRYLPPA; this comes from the coding sequence CTGGCCGCTCTCACGGGCGAGCAGGTGCGGACCCTGCGCTTCTGGACCGACCGCGGCCTGCTGGACGCCACCCGCGCCGACAACACCTACCGCGTCTACACCCCGGATGCCCAGCACCGGGTGGCGTTCATCCGCTCGGCGCAGGCCCTGGGCCTTAGCCTGGGCATCATCGCCCGCCTGCTTGACCTCGCGCAGCGTGAGCGGCGGCCGTGCACGCAGGTGATCGCCGAACTCGATGCCCAGCGGGAAGCCGTGCGCCAGCGGATCGCCGCGCTGATGGTCGTCGAGCAGTCTCTCTCCAGGCGTCTACGAGAAGCCCAGCAGCAGCCCTGTGACGACTCCGGCTGCCGGTACCTGCCACCCGCCTGA
- a CDS encoding putative iron-sulfur cluster-binding metallochaperone: MNDCCTPPSRNAPTSGCPTCGTPGKAVKVITLKALLVPQALATLAPQESYRFCPEAGCEVVYFGNSGVYRQADVKVPVYQKDPGPEVPVCYCFGHPRAELTRALETGGGPLLERSIREHIAAGRCGCEVNNPQGSCCLGNVVTALRPGNRPIRSQQEAVGGHP, translated from the coding sequence ATGAACGACTGCTGCACCCCGCCATCCAGGAACGCGCCGACCTCAGGGTGCCCGACGTGCGGCACCCCGGGCAAAGCGGTCAAGGTCATCACCCTGAAAGCCCTGCTGGTCCCGCAGGCGCTCGCCACCCTGGCTCCCCAGGAGAGCTACCGCTTCTGCCCGGAGGCCGGGTGTGAGGTGGTGTACTTCGGGAATTCGGGAGTCTACCGCCAGGCGGATGTGAAGGTACCCGTGTACCAGAAGGACCCGGGACCCGAAGTGCCGGTGTGTTACTGCTTCGGGCATCCCCGGGCAGAGTTGACCCGTGCGCTGGAGACGGGTGGTGGGCCGCTTCTGGAGAGGTCGATCCGGGAACACATCGCGGCGGGCCGGTGCGGCTGTGAGGTCAACAATCCCCAGGGCTCCTGCTGCCTGGGCAACGTCGTCACGGCCCTGCGGCCGGGGAACAGGCCCATCCGGTCACAGCAGGAGGCGGTGGGCGGCCACCCCTGA
- a CDS encoding MerR family DNA-binding protein, translating to MTLPDERSIGHLARETGETVKTLRYWTDLGLLDHTRRGSGYRVYRPGSAERVRFIRTAQQLSFSLHDIAGVLAARVAGEPPCETVRRDLGAHLATVREQIARLQALEAQLVTRLTYAEAHPDPACDSTGCVYLEDHAQA from the coding sequence ATGACGTTGCCGGACGAACGATCCATCGGGCATCTCGCTCGGGAGACCGGCGAGACGGTCAAAACCCTGCGCTACTGGACTGACCTCGGGCTGCTCGATCACACGCGGCGGGGCAGCGGCTACCGGGTCTACAGACCGGGGAGCGCCGAGCGCGTGCGGTTCATCCGCACGGCACAACAGCTCAGCTTCTCCCTGCACGACATCGCCGGGGTGCTGGCGGCGCGGGTCGCTGGCGAGCCACCCTGCGAGACCGTACGCCGTGACCTCGGCGCACACCTCGCCACCGTGCGTGAGCAGATCGCCCGGCTTCAAGCCCTGGAGGCCCAGCTCGTGACGCGGCTGACCTACGCGGAGGCCCACCCGGACCCGGCGTGCGACTCCACCGGTTGTGTGTACCTTGAAGACCACGCCCAGGCTTGA
- a CDS encoding MFS transporter, translated as MWFRRHRKDATFLITMVAGLASTIFIPLTTWLVGQYGWRDALEVLALFLALGTVPLHALVLRRSPAALGIEVDGGGPSTVQSVPEVSVTTRAALRGAPFWWLSGAFALARFAGAAVGAHLVSLLLERGYSAGFVALAVGAIGPLQLLGRLVFAPALARWSLIRVTAVMFGLLALAFAVLLVPGIAGVWVFVALFGVSNGASTLSRAGLIAELYGSASYGSINGVLALIVAVVGALASLLVGAVYAAAGDYTAALWGLALSGLVAAGAVARAQTTAAR; from the coding sequence GTGTGGTTTCGGCGCCATCGCAAGGACGCCACCTTCCTGATCACGATGGTGGCGGGGCTGGCGAGCACCATCTTCATCCCACTCACCACCTGGCTGGTGGGGCAGTACGGGTGGCGGGACGCGCTGGAGGTGCTGGCCCTCTTCCTCGCACTTGGGACGGTGCCGCTGCACGCCCTGGTGCTGCGCCGTTCCCCAGCGGCACTCGGGATCGAAGTGGACGGAGGGGGACCTTCAACTGTTCAAAGCGTCCCGGAGGTGAGCGTCACCACGCGGGCGGCGCTGAGGGGTGCGCCCTTCTGGTGGCTGTCCGGTGCCTTCGCGCTGGCCCGCTTCGCAGGGGCGGCCGTGGGGGCACATCTGGTGTCCTTGCTGCTCGAACGTGGGTACTCGGCGGGGTTCGTGGCCCTGGCGGTGGGGGCCATCGGTCCCCTGCAACTCCTGGGCCGTCTGGTCTTCGCTCCTGCCCTGGCGCGCTGGTCGCTGATTCGGGTGACGGCAGTGATGTTTGGCCTGCTGGCGCTGGCGTTCGCGGTCTTACTGGTGCCGGGGATCGCGGGCGTATGGGTCTTCGTGGCCCTGTTCGGCGTGTCAAACGGGGCGAGCACCTTGTCTCGGGCAGGATTGATCGCGGAGCTGTACGGGTCAGCGAGCTACGGGAGCATCAACGGGGTGCTGGCCTTGATCGTGGCTGTAGTGGGGGCGCTGGCGTCGCTACTGGTGGGCGCGGTGTACGCGGCAGCGGGTGATTACACAGCGGCATTGTGGGGGTTGGCCTTAAGTGGCCTGGTGGCGGCGGGGGCGGTGGCGCGGGCGCAGACGACCGCCGCAAGGTAA
- a CDS encoding MFS transporter, whose translation MGEVQASSKKASARPDWSYYGWRIVAALAVTQTLGYGVLYYAFGVLVKPMEAELGWTRAQTSGAFSLGLLMAGLAAVPVGRLVDRRGARLLMTLGSLAGVLLMLAWSRVATLPALYLVWAGIGLAMSAVLYEARRPLPSWRCGFGAIARTPPS comes from the coding sequence GTGGGTGAAGTGCAGGCCAGCTCGAAGAAGGCGTCTGCCCGGCCGGACTGGTCGTACTACGGCTGGCGGATCGTCGCTGCCCTTGCGGTGACCCAGACCCTGGGGTACGGCGTGCTGTACTACGCCTTCGGAGTGTTGGTCAAACCGATGGAGGCCGAGTTGGGCTGGACGCGGGCGCAGACCTCGGGTGCTTTCTCGCTCGGGTTGCTGATGGCGGGCCTGGCGGCTGTGCCGGTGGGACGGCTGGTGGACCGGCGCGGAGCGCGCCTGCTGATGACCCTGGGCTCGCTGGCCGGGGTGCTGCTGATGTTGGCCTGGTCTCGGGTGGCGACCCTGCCCGCCCTGTACCTGGTCTGGGCGGGCATCGGCCTCGCCATGAGCGCGGTGCTGTACGAGGCGAGGCGGCCTTTACCGTCGTGGCGGTGTGGTTTCGGCGCCATCGCAAGGACGCCACCTTCCTGA
- a CDS encoding DUF6428 family protein: MTLTAPSPNRTQAFLDALASHADKPLVFQLNGETLVHEGYHVTEVKAVTVEAMDCGGRADAWRETVVQLWNGGGEEDQGFMTVGKFLNIYGQVARSVPVRGDAELRIEYGDARNPTIQYRVGGLDVRSDQVLVNLSYPAVSCKPNDERLAAGQSACCGPSASTVELVSLEEVPVQASKGGCCS; this comes from the coding sequence ATGACCCTCACCGCCCCCAGCCCCAACCGTACCCAGGCCTTCCTCGACGCCCTCGCTTCCCACGCCGACAAGCCTTTGGTCTTCCAATTGAACGGCGAGACCCTCGTCCACGAGGGCTACCACGTCACCGAGGTCAAGGCCGTCACCGTCGAAGCGATGGACTGCGGTGGCCGCGCCGATGCCTGGCGCGAGACTGTGGTGCAACTCTGGAACGGCGGTGGGGAGGAAGACCAGGGTTTCATGACCGTGGGCAAGTTCCTGAACATCTACGGCCAGGTCGCCCGCAGCGTGCCGGTGCGGGGAGACGCGGAACTCCGCATCGAGTACGGCGACGCTCGGAATCCCACCATCCAGTACCGGGTGGGCGGCCTTGATGTGCGGAGTGACCAGGTACTGGTGAACCTGAGTTACCCGGCGGTCTCCTGCAAGCCGAACGACGAGCGCCTGGCGGCTGGACAGTCCGCCTGTTGCGGCCCCAGCGCGAGCACCGTCGAACTCGTCTCCCTGGAAGAGGTGCCCGTGCAGGCGAGCAAGGGAGGATGCTGCTCGTAA
- a CDS encoding ArsR/SmtB family transcription factor has protein sequence MDFDVTVEVFKALGDPHRLKALHFLATADQGCCTNADGVCTCDVQEVLGLSQPTVSHHMKILVEAGLVDAEKRGKWTYYTLSARGFAVARTALSFLEAAVPVRVKEAV, from the coding sequence ATGGATTTCGATGTGACGGTGGAGGTGTTCAAGGCGCTGGGGGACCCGCACCGCCTCAAGGCGCTGCACTTCCTGGCAACCGCAGATCAGGGTTGCTGCACCAACGCCGATGGGGTGTGTACCTGCGACGTGCAGGAAGTGCTGGGCCTCTCGCAACCCACCGTCAGCCACCACATGAAAATCCTCGTCGAGGCCGGGCTGGTGGACGCCGAGAAGCGGGGGAAGTGGACCTACTACACCCTCAGCGCTCGGGGCTTCGCCGTCGCCCGCACCGCTCTGTCGTTCCTGGAGGCCGCCGTGCCCGTGCGTGTCAAGGAGGCCGTATGA
- a CDS encoding ArsO family NAD(P)H-dependent flavin-containing monooxygenase, with translation MRREALDVVVIGAGQAGLAVARELRRTSLSFTVLDAQEGPGGAWRQAWDSLRLFSPARWSSLPGFLMPGGETGAPSRDEVIAYLTEYERRYALPVERPVRVHAVWADGEALRLETSAGPYTARFVVSATGSWDAPFIPEVPGRELFQGRQLHSAHYHTPVEFAGQRVVIVGGGNSGAQLVAEVSRVATVTWATLTPPRFLPDDVDGRVLFDAATQRYRAQQAGVPFEAPSLGDIVVVPSVREARERGVLHAQSMFVAITERGVVWQGGQEEAFDAVIWCTGFRPALRHLAPLGVLEEDGRVQVKGSRAVKESRLWLVGYGNWTGFASATLIGVGRSARATVQEIVGEQTHLDPLETH, from the coding sequence GTGAGGCGCGAGGCGCTGGACGTGGTGGTGATCGGCGCTGGGCAGGCGGGCCTCGCCGTGGCCCGGGAGCTGAGACGCACTTCCCTCTCGTTCACGGTGCTCGACGCCCAGGAGGGTCCGGGCGGCGCATGGCGCCAGGCCTGGGACTCGCTGCGACTCTTCTCGCCCGCCCGCTGGTCGTCTCTCCCCGGCTTCCTGATGCCGGGAGGCGAGACGGGCGCCCCGTCCCGTGACGAGGTGATCGCCTACCTCACCGAGTACGAGCGCCGCTACGCCCTGCCGGTGGAGCGTCCGGTGCGTGTTCACGCAGTCTGGGCTGACGGTGAGGCCTTGCGCCTGGAGACCAGCGCCGGGCCGTACACGGCCCGCTTCGTGGTCAGCGCGACCGGAAGCTGGGACGCGCCCTTCATCCCCGAGGTGCCGGGACGCGAGCTGTTTCAGGGTCGGCAGCTCCACTCCGCGCACTATCACACCCCCGTGGAGTTCGCCGGGCAGCGCGTTGTGATCGTCGGGGGCGGAAACTCCGGCGCGCAGCTCGTGGCCGAGGTGTCGAGGGTGGCGACCGTGACCTGGGCGACTCTGACGCCGCCCCGCTTCCTGCCCGACGACGTAGACGGGCGGGTGCTGTTCGACGCCGCCACCCAGCGTTACCGGGCACAACAGGCGGGCGTGCCCTTCGAGGCCCCCTCCCTGGGTGACATCGTGGTGGTGCCCAGCGTGCGGGAGGCGAGGGAGCGGGGCGTCCTGCACGCCCAGTCCATGTTCGTGGCGATAACAGAACGCGGCGTGGTGTGGCAAGGCGGGCAGGAGGAGGCCTTCGACGCGGTGATCTGGTGTACCGGCTTTCGGCCTGCCCTGCGGCACCTCGCACCGCTCGGGGTGCTGGAAGAGGACGGTCGTGTTCAGGTGAAGGGCAGCCGGGCCGTGAAGGAGTCTCGGCTGTGGCTGGTGGGGTATGGGAACTGGACGGGCTTCGCGTCCGCCACCCTGATCGGCGTCGGCCGCTCGGCCCGCGCCACCGTACAGGAGATCGTGGGGGAGCAGACGCACCTCGACCCCCTTGAAACCCATTGA